Sequence from the Thermincola ferriacetica genome:
TACTATTTTTCGACAAATCCCCCCCCTTTCCTGCTAAATAGGTACTTTTTTAGCAAAATTAACTATATTATATTGGCATCATTTAGTTTATATATTTTTACTTTCCACAGGGCAATATTAAATTCAGGTGATGGTTGATGAAAAAGAAACAAAGCAAGAGTCGGGTAAGAGTCTTGAAAAAAAAGAGCCCCCTTACCCCTCAAGAAAAATTGAAGTATGAGGTGGCCAAAGAACTCGGTCTCTGGGACAGAATAAAAGAAGTTGGATGGGCCGGGCTTACCGCCGCTGAGACCGGCAAGATCGGCGGTTACATGACCAAAATCAGCCTGACCGGCAAAAAGGAAGTGTCCCATAAGTAAATGGGCCCCCCTTTTTAGCTATGAAAGCATAAGGAGCGGCAGACATATTCCTCCACGACGGCAACAATTCAGCTTGTTACCGGCTCCCGCATACGCGGATCGCCGACAAGCGGACATCAGACTCGTCGTTCCGAAACATATCTGCCACTCCCTGAATTTACGGTCACAAAATGAAGGGAGCGCGCCATAAGATTTTTACTTATGGGACACTCCCTTTTTATTAAAGCTGGGCGACGACTTCAGCGCAGCGCGGGCATATGCTAGGGTGGTCGGCATTTTTACCGATCTCCGGCGAGTAAACCCAGCAGCGCTCACATTTTTCTCCCGGAGCTTGGTTTACTGTAACGGCAAGCCCCGGCACTTCCTCTGATACAGAGGCCGCCTCAGGTAACACCTCTTCGGGTTCGTGAATCTGTACCGATGACACAATAAAGATTGTTGCCAGTTGTTCTTGTAACGGCGCTAGAAATGCTCTCAGTTTTTCGTCGGGATAAATGTGCACTTGCGCGTTCAGAGAATGGCCGATAACCTTATCCCTTCTGGCCTTCTCAAGTTCTTTGGCTACTTCTTCCCTGATTTTGATGACTTTTTCCCATTTATCTTCTAAAGCCTGGTCCAGGTAAGCTTCATTCACTTTGGGCATATCTGCAAGCTGTACACTGATCAGGTTTTCTTCCTTATAGGGAATGTAACGCCATATTTCTTCGGCCGTATAAGACAATACCGGAGCAATCAACCTTACCAGGGTATTTATAATTTCGTACATGACCGTCTGGGCTGCACGCCGCTCAACAGAAGAAGGTAAAGAGGTATACAGCCGGTCCTTAATAATATCCAGGTAAAATGCGCTCATATCAACGGCACAGAAGTTATGAATAGCATGGTACAAAATATGGAATTCATAATTTCTATATGCATTTAATACCCTCATGGACAGTTTGTGTAACTTCAGCAAAGCCCACTTATCCAGTTCTTCCATTTGCTCGTAAGGTACAGTATCTTTAGCCGGATCAAAGTCGTAAAGGTTGCCCAGGATATAGCGGGCAGTATTCCTGATTTTTCTATAAGCTTCGCTCATCTGCTTCAAGATATTGGATGACAAGGCAACATCAGCCTTGTAATCAGCCGAAGA
This genomic interval carries:
- a CDS encoding small, acid-soluble spore protein, alpha/beta type; amino-acid sequence: MKKKQSKSRVRVLKKKSPLTPQEKLKYEVAKELGLWDRIKEVGWAGLTAAETGKIGGYMTKISLTGKKEVSHK